A single region of the Plantactinospora soyae genome encodes:
- a CDS encoding WhiB family transcriptional regulator: MSNVRRLPGPIVDLWEWQRLGACRGRDSAQFFHPEGERGSSRNRREADAKSVCRACPVRAECAAHALAVREPYGVWGGFSESERLRLLAVGWEDLADRRQSRVDIARLEARLGRPHKSAVPAQRSSAA; the protein is encoded by the coding sequence ATGTCGAACGTACGCAGACTGCCCGGACCCATCGTCGATCTGTGGGAGTGGCAGCGGCTCGGTGCCTGTCGAGGACGCGACAGCGCCCAGTTCTTCCATCCCGAGGGCGAACGAGGATCGTCCCGGAACCGTCGCGAGGCGGATGCCAAGTCGGTCTGCCGGGCCTGCCCGGTCCGGGCCGAGTGCGCCGCCCACGCCCTCGCCGTCCGTGAGCCGTACGGGGTGTGGGGCGGTTTCAGCGAATCCGAGCGGCTCCGGCTGCTCGCCGTCGGCTGGGAGGACCTGGCCGACCGTCGACAGAGTCGGGTGGACATCGCCCGGCTGGAGGCTCGGCTCGGTCGCCCGCACAAGTCCGCGGTACCGGCCCAGCGCTCGTCGGCCGCCTGA
- a CDS encoding GuaB3 family IMP dehydrogenase-related protein, whose translation MRDVVEIGLGKTAQRGYHLDDIAIVPSRRTRDVDDVSTSWQLDAYPFRIPCVGHPSDATMSPHSAVALGRLGGLGVLNVEGLWTRYEDPTKILEELSRLDEGTAATRRLQEVYSEPIRPELIAERVRQMREGGGTVAVRVSPQHTLALAPVILDAGVDILVIQGTIVSAEHVSTTDEPLNLKEFIADLDLPVVAGGCTDYKTALHLMRTGAAGVIVGLGGDEWSTTESVLGIRVPMATAIADAAAARRDYLDETGGRYVHLIADGDLQTSGDIAKALGCGADAVMLGEPLSLCAEAPAGGAWWHPAASHPNLPRGAYGVANEPLGSMEQLLYGPADDPEGQLNLFGGLRRAMAKCGYRDLKEFQKVGLVLDR comes from the coding sequence ATGCGTGACGTGGTCGAGATCGGGCTGGGCAAGACCGCACAGCGCGGCTACCACCTGGACGACATCGCGATCGTGCCGAGCCGGCGTACCCGGGATGTCGACGACGTCTCGACGTCCTGGCAGCTCGACGCGTACCCGTTCCGGATCCCCTGCGTCGGGCACCCGTCGGACGCCACCATGAGTCCGCACTCGGCGGTCGCCCTCGGCCGGCTCGGCGGGCTCGGGGTGCTGAACGTCGAGGGCCTGTGGACCCGTTACGAGGACCCGACCAAGATCCTGGAAGAGCTGTCCCGGCTGGACGAGGGGACCGCCGCCACCCGCCGGCTCCAGGAGGTGTATTCCGAGCCGATCCGGCCGGAGCTGATCGCCGAGCGGGTCCGGCAGATGCGTGAGGGCGGCGGCACGGTCGCCGTCCGGGTCTCCCCGCAGCACACGCTGGCGCTGGCCCCGGTGATCCTCGACGCGGGCGTCGACATCCTGGTGATCCAGGGCACGATCGTCTCCGCCGAGCACGTCTCCACCACCGACGAGCCGCTGAACCTCAAGGAGTTCATCGCCGACCTCGACCTGCCGGTCGTCGCCGGTGGCTGCACCGACTACAAGACCGCCCTGCACCTGATGCGGACCGGGGCGGCCGGGGTGATCGTGGGGCTCGGCGGCGACGAGTGGTCGACCACCGAGTCGGTGCTCGGAATCCGGGTGCCGATGGCCACCGCGATCGCCGACGCCGCCGCGGCCCGCCGGGACTACCTCGACGAGACCGGTGGCCGGTACGTGCACCTGATCGCCGACGGTGACCTCCAGACGTCCGGCGACATCGCCAAGGCGCTGGGCTGTGGTGCCGACGCGGTGATGCTCGGCGAGCCGCTGTCGCTCTGTGCCGAGGCGCCGGCCGGTGGCGCGTGGTGGCATCCCGCCGCCAGCCACCCGAACCTGCCGCGCGGGGCGTACGGGGTGGCCAACGAGCCGCTCGGCTCGATGGAGCAGCTGCTGTACGGGCCGGCGGACGATCCGGAGGGGCAGCTCAACCTCTTCGGCGGGCTGCGCCGGGCGATGGCGAAGTGCGGCTACCGGGATCTGAAGGAGTTCCAGAAGGTCGGGCTCGTCCTCGACCGGTGA
- the ybaK gene encoding Cys-tRNA(Pro) deacylase, with protein MAGRGTPATALLARQRVPHTLHPYDVAPDTPNYGAEVAAALGVPPERVFKSLVAAVDGVLTVAVVPVTGELDLKTLATAVGGKRATLADRTLAERTTGYVRGGISPLGQRKTLPTVVDASAERFPTIYVSAGRRGLQLELDPADLIRLTTATTAPLAAP; from the coding sequence GTGGCGGGCAGGGGAACACCGGCGACGGCGCTGCTGGCGCGGCAGCGCGTACCGCACACCCTGCATCCGTACGACGTCGCGCCGGACACGCCCAACTACGGTGCCGAGGTGGCCGCCGCGCTCGGCGTACCTCCGGAACGGGTCTTCAAGTCGCTCGTCGCCGCCGTCGACGGCGTACTGACCGTGGCGGTCGTACCGGTCACCGGGGAACTGGACCTCAAGACGCTGGCGACGGCAGTGGGCGGCAAGCGGGCGACACTGGCCGACCGGACCCTCGCCGAGCGGACCACCGGCTATGTGCGCGGCGGCATCAGCCCGCTCGGCCAGCGCAAGACACTGCCCACGGTGGTGGACGCCTCCGCCGAACGCTTTCCGACGATCTACGTCTCGGCCGGCCGCCGGGGTCTGCAACTCGAACTCGACCCGGCGGACCTGATCCGGCTCACCACCGCCACCACCGCACCACTCGCCGCACCCTGA
- the groL gene encoding chaperonin GroEL (60 kDa chaperone family; promotes refolding of misfolded polypeptides especially under stressful conditions; forms two stacked rings of heptamers to form a barrel-shaped 14mer; ends can be capped by GroES; misfolded proteins enter the barrel where they are refolded when GroES binds) — translation MAKILSFSDDARHLLEHGVNTLADTVKVTLGPRGRNVVLDKKFGAPTITNDGVTIAKEIELTNPYENLGAQLVKEVATKTNDVAGDGTTTATVLAQAMVREGLRNVAAGAGPAGLKRGVDAAAEKISSALLEKAVEVGSRESVAHVATISAQDATIGDLIAEAMERVGRDGVITVEEGSTLATELEVTEGLQFDKGFISPNFVTDTEAQEAVLDDPYILITTQKISSIEELLPLLEKVLQTGKALLIIAEDVEGQALSTLVVNSIRKTVKVCAVKAPGFGDRRKAMLQDMAIITGGEVVAPELGYKLDSVGLEVLGSARRVVVDKDNTTVIDGRGRDNEVTERVTQIRKEIEASDSDWDREKLAERLAKLSGGIAVIKAGAATEVEMKERKHRIEDAIAATKAAVEEGTVPGGGAALAQIASVLDDGLGFTGDEKVGVSIVRKALVEPLRWIAQNAGHDGYVVVQKVVDGKWGTGLDAAVGEYRDLVKAGIIDPVKVTRNAVTNAASIAGLLLTTETLIVEKPEKAEPAAAGGHGHGHGHQHGPGF, via the coding sequence ATGGCGAAGATTCTGAGTTTCTCGGATGACGCCCGGCACCTGCTGGAGCACGGTGTCAACACGCTCGCGGACACGGTCAAGGTCACTCTCGGCCCACGCGGGCGCAACGTCGTCCTGGACAAGAAGTTCGGCGCACCGACGATCACCAACGATGGTGTGACCATCGCCAAGGAGATCGAACTCACCAACCCGTACGAGAACCTTGGCGCGCAGCTGGTCAAGGAGGTGGCGACGAAGACCAACGACGTCGCCGGCGACGGGACCACCACCGCCACCGTGCTCGCCCAGGCGATGGTCCGGGAAGGTCTGCGCAACGTCGCGGCCGGTGCCGGCCCGGCCGGGCTCAAGCGCGGCGTCGACGCGGCCGCCGAGAAGATCTCCTCGGCGCTGCTGGAGAAGGCCGTCGAGGTGGGCAGCCGCGAGTCGGTCGCGCACGTCGCGACGATCTCCGCGCAGGACGCCACCATCGGTGACCTGATCGCCGAGGCGATGGAGCGGGTCGGCCGCGACGGTGTGATCACCGTCGAGGAGGGCTCCACCCTGGCCACCGAGCTGGAGGTCACCGAGGGCCTGCAGTTCGACAAGGGCTTCATCTCGCCGAACTTCGTCACGGACACCGAGGCGCAGGAGGCGGTGCTCGACGACCCGTACATCCTGATCACCACCCAGAAGATCTCCTCGATCGAGGAGCTGCTGCCGCTGCTGGAGAAGGTCCTCCAGACGGGGAAGGCGCTGCTGATCATCGCGGAGGACGTGGAGGGGCAGGCGCTCTCCACCCTGGTGGTCAACTCGATCCGCAAGACCGTCAAGGTCTGCGCGGTGAAGGCGCCCGGCTTCGGCGACCGCCGCAAGGCGATGCTGCAGGACATGGCGATCATCACCGGCGGCGAGGTCGTCGCTCCGGAGCTCGGCTACAAGCTCGACTCGGTCGGCCTCGAGGTGCTGGGCAGCGCCCGGCGCGTGGTGGTCGACAAGGACAACACGACCGTCATCGACGGCCGGGGTCGGGACAACGAGGTCACCGAGCGGGTCACTCAGATCCGCAAGGAGATCGAGGCGTCGGACTCCGACTGGGACCGGGAGAAGCTGGCGGAGCGGCTGGCCAAGCTCTCCGGTGGCATCGCGGTGATCAAGGCGGGCGCGGCGACCGAGGTCGAGATGAAGGAGCGCAAGCACCGCATCGAGGACGCGATCGCCGCCACCAAGGCCGCGGTCGAGGAGGGCACCGTGCCGGGTGGTGGCGCCGCGCTGGCGCAGATCGCCTCGGTGCTCGACGACGGCCTCGGATTCACCGGCGACGAGAAGGTGGGTGTCTCGATCGTCCGTAAGGCGCTGGTCGAGCCGCTGCGCTGGATCGCCCAGAACGCCGGGCACGACGGCTACGTGGTCGTGCAGAAGGTCGTCGACGGCAAGTGGGGCACCGGCCTCGACGCCGCCGTCGGCGAGTACCGCGACCTGGTCAAGGCCGGCATCATCGACCCGGTGAAGGTGACCCGCAACGCGGTCACCAACGCCGCCTCGATCGCCGGTCTGCTGCTGACCACCGAGACCCTGATCGTGGAGAAGCCGGAGAAGGCCGAGCCGGCCGCCGCCGGTGGTCACGGCCACGGCCACGGCCACCAGCACGGTCCCGGCTTCTGA
- a CDS encoding M1 family metallopeptidase has translation MMIRTGRPALAGALVAVLLTVSAGGCTGSRRDDRDPEGFRPGAPGVGDAYFPTYGNGGYDVASYRLKVRYDPATDELTGDATIEATATQDLSRFNLDLSGLTVSRVRIDGAVVRHAREGDELVVTPATGLGQGKRFRVRVDYAGKPAPITSPDLGSGGLLATGDGAIALGQPESASTWYPVNDHPLDKATYEVEATVPEGLAALSNGVSGGTETSAGWTTWRWAERSPMASYLTTLVVGRYRVRSGTHDGKPLVTAIASALPPGGPAEQSLARTGEIADFLATRFGPYPFGSYGGIAVADNRIGYALETQSRPVYGPAFFTTGPNLTVVAHELAHQWFGDSVSIRSWGDLWLNEGFASYAEWLWEEHDGGPSAQATFEQEYAATDWARPALDPGRSEIFSRAVYKRGALAVHALRRTVGDETFFRILKTWTAEKRDGNASTADLVSHAERISGRSLRPLFDAWLSGSTPPAIP, from the coding sequence ATGATGATCAGGACGGGACGTCCGGCGCTGGCCGGTGCGCTGGTGGCGGTGCTGCTGACGGTGTCGGCCGGCGGCTGCACCGGCAGTCGCCGGGACGACCGGGACCCCGAGGGGTTCCGGCCCGGCGCGCCGGGCGTCGGGGACGCGTACTTCCCGACCTACGGCAACGGCGGCTACGACGTCGCGAGCTACCGCCTCAAGGTGCGGTACGACCCGGCGACCGACGAACTGACCGGCGACGCCACCATCGAGGCCACCGCGACCCAGGACCTGTCCCGGTTCAACCTCGACCTCTCCGGCCTGACCGTCTCGCGGGTGCGGATCGACGGTGCCGTGGTGCGGCACGCCCGCGAGGGCGACGAGTTGGTGGTCACCCCGGCCACCGGCCTCGGCCAGGGCAAGCGGTTCCGGGTCCGGGTCGACTACGCCGGAAAGCCGGCCCCGATCACCAGCCCGGATCTGGGCAGCGGCGGCCTGCTCGCCACCGGCGACGGGGCGATCGCGCTCGGCCAGCCCGAGTCGGCGAGCACCTGGTACCCGGTCAACGACCATCCGCTGGACAAGGCGACGTACGAGGTCGAGGCGACCGTTCCGGAGGGCCTGGCCGCGCTGAGCAACGGGGTGTCCGGCGGTACCGAGACGTCGGCCGGTTGGACCACCTGGCGCTGGGCCGAGCGCTCCCCGATGGCGAGTTACCTGACCACACTGGTGGTCGGCCGGTACCGGGTGCGTTCCGGTACGCACGACGGCAAGCCGCTGGTCACCGCGATCGCCTCGGCCCTGCCACCGGGCGGCCCGGCCGAGCAGTCGCTGGCCCGTACCGGGGAGATCGCCGACTTCCTGGCGACCCGGTTCGGGCCGTACCCGTTCGGGTCGTACGGCGGCATCGCGGTCGCCGACAACCGGATCGGGTACGCCCTGGAGACCCAGTCCCGCCCGGTGTACGGGCCGGCCTTCTTCACCACCGGTCCCAACCTGACCGTCGTCGCCCACGAGTTGGCGCACCAGTGGTTCGGCGACAGCGTCTCGATCCGGAGTTGGGGTGACCTCTGGCTCAACGAGGGGTTCGCCAGTTACGCCGAGTGGCTCTGGGAGGAGCACGACGGCGGCCCGTCCGCGCAGGCGACCTTCGAGCAGGAGTACGCGGCCACCGACTGGGCCCGGCCGGCGCTGGATCCCGGCCGGTCGGAGATCTTCAGCCGGGCGGTCTACAAGCGGGGTGCGCTGGCCGTGCACGCGCTGCGGCGTACGGTCGGCGACGAGACGTTCTTCCGGATCCTGAAGACCTGGACCGCGGAGAAGCGCGACGGCAACGCGAGTACGGCCGACCTGGTAAGCCACGCCGAACGGATCTCCGGACGGTCGTTGCGGCCGCTCTTCGACGCCTGGCTCTCCGGCTCGACGCCGCCGGCCATCCCCTGA
- a CDS encoding DUF5319 domain-containing protein yields the protein MQEEPIDPFNGDPADPSAGLDDPGEEAELDPLSEVERQDVLEDLADLEIYQALLGPVGVRGLVIECEDCREPHYFDWDLLRGNLRHLLNSGRPRVHEPAYDPDPDHYVTWEYARGYADGVHDTLTETADEDEGEREDGSTADR from the coding sequence GTGCAAGAGGAGCCGATCGACCCGTTCAACGGAGACCCCGCCGATCCCTCCGCCGGCCTTGACGACCCGGGCGAGGAGGCCGAACTCGACCCGCTCAGCGAGGTCGAGCGACAGGACGTGCTGGAAGACCTCGCTGACCTGGAAATCTACCAGGCGCTACTCGGCCCGGTCGGGGTACGCGGCCTCGTCATCGAGTGCGAGGACTGCCGCGAACCCCACTATTTCGACTGGGATCTGCTCCGGGGCAACCTGCGGCACCTGCTCAACTCCGGTCGGCCCCGGGTGCACGAGCCGGCGTACGACCCCGACCCCGACCACTACGTCACCTGGGAGTACGCCCGGGGGTACGCCGACGGGGTGCACGACACCCTGACCGAGACCGCCGACGAGGACGAGGGCGAGCGCGAGGACGGAAGCACCGCCGACCGCTGA
- the guaB gene encoding IMP dehydrogenase: MENRPTNDLPLGAEADQLAGHLPELPAGSARVVPLGLTFDDVLLQPGESEIIPSRVNTITRLSRNVNLAIPLVSSGMDTVTEARMAIAMARQGGIGVLHRNLSIEDQVLQVDLVKRSEAGMVTNPVTCGPDDTLRDVDALCGRYRISGVPVVDAEGTLVGVVTNRDMRFVTEGSTPVREIMTPMPLVTARVGVTKEEALSLLRRHKVEKLPIVDPGDRLRGLITVKDFAKSEQYPLATKDDAGRLRVAAAVGVGEDAYKRSRALVDAGVDVLVVDTAHGHQRAVLDMVGRLKRETTVDVIGGNVATYAGARALVEAGVDAVKVGVGPGAICTTRIVAGVGVPQITAIMEAARAARPTGVPVIADGGIQYSGDIAKALVAGADTVMLGSLLAGSEESPGELLFINGKQYKAYRGMGSLGAMQSRGQARSYSKDRYFQDDVTNDEKLVPEGVEGQVPYRGPLARVAHQLIGGLRLAMGYVGAETVPELHRRGQLIRITAAGLKESHPHDIQMTVEAPNYHTR; this comes from the coding sequence GTGGAGAACCGACCCACCAACGACCTACCGCTGGGTGCCGAGGCCGACCAGCTCGCGGGGCACCTGCCCGAACTGCCGGCAGGCTCGGCCCGGGTGGTGCCGCTCGGGTTGACCTTCGACGACGTGCTGCTGCAACCCGGTGAGTCCGAGATCATCCCGAGCCGGGTGAACACGATCACCCGGCTGAGCCGCAACGTCAACCTCGCCATCCCGCTGGTCTCCAGCGGGATGGACACGGTGACCGAGGCGCGGATGGCCATCGCGATGGCCCGGCAGGGCGGCATCGGGGTGCTGCACCGGAACCTGTCGATCGAGGACCAGGTGCTCCAGGTCGACCTGGTCAAGCGCTCCGAGGCCGGCATGGTCACCAACCCGGTTACCTGCGGCCCGGACGACACCCTGCGGGACGTCGACGCGCTCTGCGGGCGCTACCGGATCTCCGGCGTGCCGGTCGTCGACGCCGAGGGCACCCTGGTGGGGGTCGTGACCAACCGCGACATGCGGTTCGTCACCGAGGGAAGCACCCCGGTACGTGAGATCATGACGCCGATGCCGCTGGTCACCGCGCGGGTCGGGGTAACCAAGGAAGAGGCGCTCAGCCTGCTCCGCCGGCACAAGGTGGAGAAGCTGCCGATCGTCGACCCGGGCGACCGGCTGCGCGGCCTGATCACCGTCAAGGACTTTGCCAAGAGCGAGCAGTACCCGCTCGCCACCAAGGACGACGCCGGCCGGCTGCGGGTCGCCGCCGCGGTGGGGGTCGGTGAGGACGCCTACAAGCGGTCCCGGGCACTGGTCGACGCCGGGGTGGACGTGCTGGTCGTGGACACCGCGCACGGGCACCAGCGGGCCGTGCTCGACATGGTCGGCCGGCTCAAGAGGGAGACCACGGTCGACGTCATCGGCGGCAACGTGGCGACGTACGCGGGCGCGCGGGCGCTGGTCGAGGCCGGCGTCGACGCGGTCAAGGTCGGCGTCGGGCCCGGTGCGATCTGCACCACCCGGATCGTCGCCGGGGTCGGTGTACCCCAGATCACCGCGATCATGGAAGCGGCCCGGGCCGCTCGCCCGACCGGGGTGCCGGTGATCGCCGACGGTGGCATCCAGTACTCGGGCGACATCGCCAAGGCGCTGGTGGCCGGGGCCGACACGGTGATGCTCGGCAGCCTGCTGGCCGGTTCCGAGGAGAGCCCCGGCGAGCTGCTGTTCATCAACGGCAAGCAGTACAAGGCGTACCGGGGGATGGGCTCGCTCGGTGCGATGCAGTCGCGCGGCCAGGCCCGCTCCTACTCCAAGGACCGGTACTTCCAGGACGACGTGACCAACGACGAGAAGCTGGTACCCGAGGGCGTCGAGGGCCAGGTACCTTACCGTGGCCCGCTGGCCCGGGTGGCCCACCAGCTCATCGGTGGCCTGCGGCTGGCAATGGGGTACGTCGGCGCGGAGACCGTGCCCGAGCTGCACCGCCGTGGCCAGCTCATCCGGATCACGGCCGCCGGGCTGAAGGAGAGCCACCCGCACGACATCCAGATGACGGTCGAGGCACCGAACTACCACACCCGCTGA
- the groES gene encoding co-chaperone GroES, which produces MPVTTATKVAIKPLEDRILVQANEAETTTASGIVIPDTAKEKPQEGTVLAVGPGRFDDDGNRIPVDVKVGDTVLYSKYGGTEVKYAGEEYLVLSARDVLAVIEK; this is translated from the coding sequence ATGCCCGTGACTACCGCGACCAAGGTTGCGATCAAGCCGCTCGAGGACCGGATTCTGGTCCAGGCGAATGAGGCTGAGACGACCACGGCGTCGGGCATCGTGATCCCCGACACCGCCAAGGAGAAGCCGCAGGAGGGCACTGTCCTCGCTGTCGGCCCCGGCCGTTTCGACGACGACGGAAACCGGATCCCGGTCGACGTCAAGGTCGGCGACACGGTCCTCTACTCGAAGTACGGCGGCACCGAGGTCAAGTACGCCGGCGAGGAGTACCTGGTGCTCTCCGCCCGCGACGTCCTCGCTGTCATCGAGAAGTGA
- a CDS encoding molybdopterin-dependent oxidoreductase: MALLIGTAVLLGGFAALVGLVAVRSLRLGYAGIGLFGVLGVAAALTRPGAGPTAALPSLIGAALAAWLLRLLLAGPLGTSLVGPPLPGPADRSATPQLPPPPQASSSPQLPPSPQPPSSSQLPSALPSASPSSPAGPVPVPGRVDSPVPGPVENPAAPVFGPVDPVARRRFLTGVGAALGVAAVAGFGGRWLSTRRGVSAARAAIELPVPASPAPPLPAGVELAVPQLAPYVTPNRNFYRIDTALVVPQVDPEQWRLRIHGRVRNPITLSYADLLARPMIERHITLACVSNEVGGELIGNARWLGVPLGPLLAEAGPLDGADQVVARAVDGWTCGSPTSVLTDGRDAMLAVGMNGVPLPIEHGFPVRVVVPGLYGYVSACKWIVELELTSFADFDAYWVPRGWAAQGPIKTQSRIDTPRARRTLAAGPVTVAGVAWAQHVGIRGVEVRVDDGDWEPATLAPTVGADTWVQWSWQWAATSGEHTLRVRATDATGAVQTGQARRIDPDGATGWHTVPVTVN; encoded by the coding sequence ATCGCCCTGCTGATCGGCACGGCGGTGCTGCTGGGCGGGTTCGCCGCGCTCGTCGGGCTGGTCGCGGTCCGGTCGCTCCGGCTGGGATACGCCGGAATCGGCCTCTTCGGGGTGCTCGGGGTCGCGGCCGCGCTGACCCGGCCCGGCGCCGGCCCGACCGCCGCCCTGCCGTCGCTGATCGGCGCCGCCCTCGCCGCCTGGCTGCTCCGGCTGCTCCTCGCCGGGCCGCTCGGCACGTCGCTGGTCGGACCGCCACTGCCCGGCCCCGCCGACCGTTCGGCCACGCCGCAGCTCCCGCCCCCGCCGCAGGCCTCGTCCTCGCCGCAGCTCCCGCCGTCGCCGCAGCCGCCGTCCTCGTCGCAGCTCCCGTCCGCGCTCCCGTCCGCGTCCCCGTCCTCGCCTGCGGGACCGGTGCCGGTGCCGGGCCGCGTTGACAGCCCGGTGCCCGGACCTGTGGAGAATCCGGCCGCGCCGGTCTTCGGACCCGTCGACCCGGTGGCCCGGCGGCGGTTCCTGACCGGGGTCGGCGCCGCGCTCGGCGTCGCGGCGGTCGCCGGGTTCGGTGGGCGGTGGCTGTCGACCCGACGCGGTGTCTCCGCCGCCCGCGCGGCGATCGAGTTGCCGGTACCGGCCAGCCCGGCCCCGCCGCTACCGGCCGGCGTCGAACTCGCGGTGCCGCAACTGGCGCCGTACGTCACACCGAACCGGAACTTCTACCGGATCGACACCGCACTGGTCGTACCGCAGGTCGACCCGGAGCAGTGGCGGCTGCGGATCCACGGCCGGGTACGGAACCCGATCACGCTCAGCTACGCCGACCTGCTCGCCCGGCCGATGATCGAACGCCACATCACCCTCGCCTGCGTCTCGAACGAGGTCGGCGGCGAGTTGATCGGCAACGCCCGCTGGCTCGGGGTGCCGCTCGGGCCGCTGCTGGCCGAGGCCGGGCCGCTGGACGGGGCGGATCAGGTGGTGGCCCGTGCGGTGGACGGCTGGACCTGCGGCAGCCCGACCAGCGTGCTCACCGACGGCCGTGACGCGATGCTGGCCGTCGGGATGAACGGCGTACCGCTGCCGATCGAACACGGCTTCCCGGTCCGGGTGGTGGTACCCGGGCTGTACGGCTACGTGTCGGCGTGCAAGTGGATCGTCGAACTGGAGCTGACCAGCTTCGCGGACTTCGACGCGTACTGGGTGCCCCGGGGCTGGGCGGCCCAGGGACCGATCAAGACCCAGTCGAGGATCGACACGCCACGGGCCCGACGGACGCTGGCCGCCGGGCCGGTGACCGTCGCCGGGGTCGCCTGGGCCCAGCACGTGGGCATCCGGGGCGTGGAGGTACGGGTCGACGATGGCGACTGGGAGCCGGCGACCCTGGCGCCGACGGTGGGCGCCGACACCTGGGTGCAGTGGTCCTGGCAGTGGGCGGCGACGTCGGGCGAGCACACCCTGCGGGTACGGGCGACCGACGCCACCGGCGCGGTGCAGACCGGGCAGGCCCGCCGGATCGATCCCGACGGTGCCACCGGCTGGCACACCGTACCGGTGACGGTGAACTGA
- a CDS encoding helix-turn-helix domain-containing protein — MRTVLVCVRTPLAAQNVAAAAARLGLAAAVRTAVSDPEAMLRLAERPADVVLADTALTRPDSVGFTRRVLARSPGAAILLLGAEDPGVAAATIAAGARGLIQGGDHDLVSVVAKAILLLGAAGRASRGGGTLAGGGTLAGGGPLGPGRTGELGDTGTQPAGGQRLGSAVRAPTGPGGGPSPAGAGAGSTVGRPSSAEATPGGRRPDDPGSRGVAAGAASDQPAGPAVVPAQRGDDPDTSTDPGTPDGQGQAPGARGTAGPATPGGTVPEAPGADRRPAGERPEPGRAVPARRPVLTEREMQVLVGMADGKSNAEIGRELFVSEDTVKTHARRLFRKLGARDRAHAVAAGFRAGLVA; from the coding sequence GTGCGTACCGTTCTTGTCTGCGTCCGGACGCCGCTCGCGGCGCAGAACGTCGCGGCCGCGGCAGCCCGGCTCGGATTGGCCGCCGCCGTCCGTACCGCGGTGTCCGATCCCGAGGCCATGCTCCGACTCGCCGAGCGCCCGGCGGACGTGGTGCTCGCCGACACCGCGCTGACCCGCCCGGACAGCGTCGGGTTCACCCGACGGGTGCTGGCCCGGTCGCCGGGCGCGGCGATTTTGCTGCTCGGCGCGGAGGATCCCGGGGTGGCCGCCGCGACCATCGCCGCCGGTGCCCGGGGACTGATCCAGGGCGGCGACCACGACCTGGTCAGCGTGGTGGCGAAGGCGATCCTGCTGCTCGGGGCCGCCGGCCGGGCCAGCCGGGGTGGGGGCACCCTGGCCGGTGGCGGAACGCTGGCCGGCGGCGGCCCGCTCGGACCGGGCCGGACCGGCGAACTCGGCGACACCGGTACCCAGCCGGCGGGCGGTCAGCGCCTGGGCAGTGCGGTGCGGGCGCCGACCGGACCTGGCGGCGGGCCCAGCCCGGCCGGCGCGGGTGCGGGATCGACCGTGGGACGGCCCTCGTCGGCGGAGGCCACCCCGGGTGGCCGCCGACCGGACGACCCGGGCTCGCGCGGCGTCGCCGCCGGTGCCGCCAGCGACCAGCCGGCCGGACCGGCGGTCGTGCCGGCCCAGCGCGGTGACGATCCGGACACCTCGACCGACCCGGGTACGCCGGACGGCCAGGGGCAGGCACCGGGGGCGCGCGGGACCGCCGGCCCGGCCACGCCCGGCGGCACCGTACCGGAGGCGCCGGGCGCCGATCGCCGGCCGGCCGGGGAACGGCCCGAGCCCGGACGGGCCGTACCGGCCCGCCGCCCGGTGCTGACCGAGCGCGAGATGCAGGTGCTGGTCGGGATGGCCGACGGAAAGAGCAACGCGGAGATCGGCCGGGAACTCTTCGTCTCCGAGGACACCGTGAAGACCCACGCCCGCCGGTTGTTCCGCAAGCTCGGGGCCCGGGACCGCGCGCACGCCGTGGCGGCGGGCTTCCGCGCCGGCCTGGTCGCCTGA